AGTCCTGGCGCTGTTCCCGGCCGAGGGCACCGACGCGCGAGACAAGCTCGAACTGCTGCGCGTCATCGGGTCTGAGGACTTCCAGTCGGCGACCTGACGGGCGCCCGGCCCACAGGCGACCACGCACAGAACCCCGCGGGCGACCACGCACGGACTCCCGCAGGCGACCACGCATAGCACGTGGCCGTGCACCCTGACCGCGTGCTGCCCCGATGAATTCCTTTTCCCCAGAACAGCCCGCGACTCGGGCTGTTGAATTCCGTTTCGACAAGCGATGGAGATTCGTCATGCCTAATTCGGACGTGCCTACGTATTCGATGGCGGAGCGCGACCGCCGATGGGAGCTTGCTCGTCACTTCATGGACCGTGAAGGCCTTGACGCGCTCCTGGTTTTCGGTGAGCACGAAGACGCCGGGCCGGCGCCGGTCTCCTACGACACGTGGTTCACCAATGGTCGCCCCGGGACAACCGTGCTCTTCGCGAAGAACCGTGAGCCGATCTCCCTGTTCCCGATGGAGTTGTTCATGATGGACCACCTGGAGTCCTCACGCAGAGGCGACGTCATGTGGATTCCGCCGGAGAACGTCCGTGCGTCGCGCGATTCTCGCGCCATCGTCGCGACGATCACCGAACTCGGCCTCACGAGTGGGACCGTCGGTGTCGTAGGCCTGGAGCCCTATCCTCCGTGGTATCCCGAGGGCATCGTCCCCTACGGCCTGTGGAACAAGGTGCTGGCTCAGCTCCCGAACGTCGAGTTCAGGCCGACCGCCCTGGCGTTCCTGCGACTGATCATGGCGATGGGCCAGGAGGAGATCGCCGTCGTCCGCCACTCGGCCCGAATCGGTGACGAGATGGTTCGCGCGATGGTTGCCGCCGCCCGCCCCGGGGCCTGGGAGAGCGAGGTGTACGCCGCCGCCATGACGGCCGCGCACACCCGTGGAACGGTCGTCCCCGGAATGCACTTCTGGTCGGGTCCGGCCCCCGCTGCCTCCGGGCCGCCCCAGTGGGCATATCGGCC
This sequence is a window from Streptomyces sp. NBC_01775. Protein-coding genes within it:
- a CDS encoding M24 family metallopeptidase, encoding MNSFSPEQPATRAVEFRFDKRWRFVMPNSDVPTYSMAERDRRWELARHFMDREGLDALLVFGEHEDAGPAPVSYDTWFTNGRPGTTVLFAKNREPISLFPMELFMMDHLESSRRGDVMWIPPENVRASRDSRAIVATITELGLTSGTVGVVGLEPYPPWYPEGIVPYGLWNKVLAQLPNVEFRPTALAFLRLIMAMGQEEIAVVRHSARIGDEMVRAMVAAARPGAWESEVYAAAMTAAHTRGTVVPGMHFWSGPAPAASGPPQWAYRPQAPRVLRDGDVIRAEVFSHFGGRHTQHQVTIALGEVHEDLTRAASVARAAYDAGLRALRPGRKFGEIVEEMRKSVETADGWVFGPAIHGLNPMIGLSGFPGDISGRPGAEVYPSVPDKTTMLGDMLLEPGMSFAFEPNYAFGRHLAYLGGTVIVGEDGVIELNPYTAQILRAGSPDTPQGWRGPGLDTLPHFENASANP